The Leptospirales bacterium genome has a window encoding:
- the hslU gene encoding ATP-dependent protease ATPase subunit HslU: protein MTTARDFDASASIRLVEEMSPRQIVAELDRYIVGQQAAKRAVALAVRNRVRRRLASEDLRDEIYPKNILMIGPTGCGKTEIARRLARLTGAPFLKVEATKYTEVGYVGRDVESMVRDLVASAVNLVRKEYRERVKEQAAAGARERLLDLLLPSSRSNEARPQGAAPDLLRTLSGLSQVGAQANAGLKADAPRDPAEEERRLQARDLMARKLDAGELEEREVELETQSAALPMVQVLSGGPNMEDLDMQVQNMLGDLLPRKSKRRRLSIHDARRVLIEEELDRLVDADKVQSEAIRRSEQMGVIFIDEMDKICGRSQMHAGADVSREGVQRDLLPIVEGATVNTRQGPIKTDHILFIAAGAFHSAKPSDLIPELQGRFPIRVELEKLSESDFRQILTGPRNSLTRQAQALLSVDGVVLDFCEDGLDEIAAFAFRVNETTENIGARRLHTIMERLLEEVSFDAPELNEDQKRVRIDRAFVQLRLKEVVENQDLSRYIL from the coding sequence ATGACAACGGCGCGCGATTTTGACGCCAGCGCTTCGATACGGTTGGTAGAAGAGATGAGTCCGCGCCAGATTGTCGCTGAGCTGGATCGCTATATCGTCGGTCAACAGGCTGCCAAGCGCGCCGTGGCCCTCGCTGTGCGCAATCGAGTGCGTCGCCGTCTGGCCAGCGAGGACTTGCGCGACGAAATCTATCCAAAGAACATCTTGATGATTGGCCCTACGGGGTGCGGCAAAACGGAGATCGCGCGTCGTCTGGCGAGACTGACGGGCGCGCCTTTTCTGAAAGTCGAGGCAACGAAGTACACTGAAGTCGGCTACGTTGGCCGCGATGTTGAATCGATGGTGCGCGATCTGGTGGCCAGCGCCGTCAACCTGGTCCGCAAGGAATATCGCGAGCGCGTAAAGGAGCAGGCGGCGGCTGGCGCCCGCGAGCGTCTGCTGGACTTGCTTTTACCGTCAAGTCGCAGCAACGAGGCGCGACCGCAGGGGGCCGCGCCGGATTTGTTGCGGACGCTTTCCGGACTGTCGCAGGTCGGAGCGCAAGCCAACGCCGGGCTCAAGGCCGACGCGCCGCGCGATCCGGCCGAAGAGGAGCGCAGATTGCAGGCGCGTGATTTGATGGCGCGGAAGCTGGATGCCGGCGAGCTGGAAGAGCGCGAGGTCGAGCTGGAAACGCAGAGCGCAGCGCTGCCAATGGTGCAGGTGCTATCCGGCGGACCAAATATGGAAGATCTGGATATGCAGGTCCAGAACATGCTGGGCGATTTGTTGCCGCGGAAAAGCAAACGGCGCCGGCTTTCGATTCACGATGCGCGTCGCGTCCTGATCGAAGAAGAATTGGATCGTCTGGTGGACGCTGACAAAGTACAGAGCGAAGCGATTCGCCGCAGCGAACAGATGGGCGTCATCTTCATTGACGAAATGGACAAGATCTGTGGTCGCAGCCAGATGCATGCTGGCGCCGACGTCTCTCGCGAAGGCGTGCAGCGCGATCTGCTGCCCATTGTCGAGGGGGCCACTGTGAATACTCGCCAGGGGCCGATCAAGACGGATCATATTCTGTTTATTGCCGCCGGCGCATTTCACAGCGCCAAGCCCAGCGATCTGATTCCCGAGTTGCAGGGTCGATTTCCGATTCGCGTAGAGCTGGAAAAGCTGAGCGAATCGGATTTTCGCCAGATCCTAACCGGTCCGCGCAATTCTCTAACTCGCCAGGCCCAGGCCTTGCTGTCCGTCGATGGAGTCGTACTGGACTTCTGCGAAGATGGTCTGGATGAAATTGCCGCCTTTGCTTTTCGGGTCAATGAGACCACGGAAAACATCGGCGCGCGCCGACTGCACACGATTATGGAGCGGCTGCTGGAAGAGGTTTCCTTCGACGCCCCCGAGCTCAACGAGGACCAGAAGAGGGTGCGCATCGACAGGGCATTTGTACAGCTGCGGTTGAAGGAAGTCGTGGAAAATCAGGATCTGTCGCGCTACATTCTCTAG
- a CDS encoding DUF445 family protein, whose translation MEKWGRRLAPRSEPREVTFPSTESRFSPVLFLLKLLPYLCVVGFGASIFFDFSFALQLPWRGEILQLERIVRTLCVTGLVGYGTNWLAIKMLFYPRKKRPLLGQGLIPSRKNQIVIRLGEQISKEIINSELIVDQIRKSGMVSKHRERITDSLRSLLRNPEFRSDIMEVSQHYINEFLRSPEFQQRVRDFVKGIDFENVGFVEGGILRVYKMLTGDQDISSRLQDVIGGLSFRMDKYEERLFNYLHSLPDAMEEQSHVIEDYALNAVMFLIEQINVQEVIIDNLQRFDEVRLERLLWRSTSDQLQYIQYLGCFLGLLGAVFVWMPVESIVGFTILGALVYGLDTMILRMREKRGSRSGIQQSDR comes from the coding sequence GTGGAAAAATGGGGCCGCCGCCTGGCCCCCCGATCCGAACCGCGCGAGGTTACTTTCCCCAGTACGGAATCGCGCTTTTCTCCGGTTCTATTCCTGCTCAAATTGCTGCCCTATCTCTGTGTCGTTGGTTTTGGAGCTTCGATTTTCTTTGACTTCAGTTTTGCACTGCAACTTCCATGGCGCGGCGAAATCTTGCAGCTGGAACGAATTGTCCGCACGCTTTGTGTTACCGGCCTCGTAGGTTACGGTACCAACTGGCTGGCGATTAAGATGCTGTTCTATCCTCGCAAAAAGCGACCGCTGCTTGGCCAGGGGCTGATTCCTTCGCGCAAGAATCAGATTGTCATTCGTCTGGGCGAGCAGATCAGCAAAGAGATCATCAATTCGGAGCTGATAGTCGATCAAATCCGCAAGAGCGGCATGGTGTCGAAGCATCGCGAACGCATTACTGATTCGCTGCGGAGCCTGCTGCGAAATCCGGAATTTCGATCGGATATCATGGAAGTTTCGCAGCACTATATCAATGAATTCCTGCGTTCGCCAGAATTTCAACAACGGGTTCGGGATTTCGTCAAGGGGATTGATTTCGAGAATGTCGGTTTTGTTGAAGGCGGCATCTTGCGCGTCTACAAGATGCTGACCGGGGATCAGGACATCTCCTCGCGTTTGCAGGATGTGATTGGCGGTCTCTCATTTCGCATGGACAAGTATGAGGAGCGGCTGTTCAACTACCTGCACTCTCTTCCCGATGCAATGGAAGAGCAAAGTCATGTGATCGAAGACTATGCGCTCAATGCGGTTATGTTTTTGATTGAACAGATCAACGTTCAGGAAGTCATCATCGACAATTTGCAACGCTTCGACGAGGTTCGGCTGGAGCGGCTGCTCTGGCGCTCGACAAGCGATCAACTACAGTACATCCAGTATCTGGGTTGTTTTCTCGGCTTGCTGGGCGCAGTTTTTGTCTGGATGCCGGTGGAGTCGATCGTTGGCTTTACAATACTGGGCGCTCTGGTTTACGGCCTGGATACGATGATTCTGCGAATGCGTGAAAAACGAGGGAGCAGGTCCGGCATACAGCAAAGCGATCGCTAG
- a CDS encoding metallophosphoesterase, with protein MKVIYLTDIHDALRELRVLLSTTEADLYLLSGDILYRAFYDEDKLYEFVCLQEDFWNLARRLKVKIAPFDLATDILRFPEKYGEDNKADSHLEQKATDYRRLFEKAAKNMKEKYETIEELIVKFSHAPALVLPGNYDIDLRYTSLRDRDLHQQRREIRGLVLAGYGGAPIATPGIPEKLAVVYHESQEEGRLYSEPQDFFEEIRPDILAIHNPAYGYFDRVPMFGHVGSLGIRNYLDQNAPALVVSGHVHEDYGVCLRNGSLLLNPSNFGGVDSPYGWQPGGVYAELQMDDRFVQNVGIMRLAEDRHFELLRVSRIEDRLQGTVCTENAEYCHLDLSGFVRDASGAAIQ; from the coding sequence ATGAAGGTCATATATCTTACAGACATTCATGACGCACTCCGCGAATTGCGAGTGCTCCTCAGCACCACGGAGGCGGATCTTTATTTGCTCTCCGGCGACATTCTCTATCGAGCATTCTACGACGAAGACAAACTGTATGAATTTGTCTGCTTGCAGGAGGACTTCTGGAATCTTGCCAGACGGCTAAAGGTAAAAATAGCCCCCTTCGATCTAGCAACAGATATCCTTCGGTTTCCGGAAAAGTACGGCGAAGACAACAAGGCGGATTCCCATCTCGAGCAAAAGGCTACAGATTATCGGCGCCTTTTTGAGAAGGCCGCAAAAAACATGAAGGAGAAATACGAAACCATAGAGGAGCTCATTGTTAAATTCAGTCATGCACCAGCGCTCGTGCTTCCGGGTAACTACGACATTGACTTGCGCTATACTTCGCTGCGAGATCGGGACTTACATCAGCAGCGTCGTGAAATTCGTGGTTTGGTATTGGCCGGCTATGGCGGAGCGCCTATTGCAACGCCGGGCATTCCGGAGAAGCTGGCAGTAGTATACCACGAGAGCCAGGAAGAGGGCCGGCTCTATTCGGAGCCGCAGGACTTTTTTGAGGAAATCCGCCCGGATATTCTAGCAATTCACAATCCTGCTTACGGATATTTCGACCGGGTTCCAATGTTTGGCCATGTCGGATCGCTTGGCATTCGCAATTACCTGGATCAAAATGCGCCCGCCCTTGTCGTCTCAGGCCATGTCCATGAAGACTACGGAGTGTGCCTGCGCAATGGCTCTCTGCTGCTGAATCCATCTAATTTTGGCGGCGTTGACTCTCCCTATGGCTGGCAGCCAGGCGGCGTCTATGCCGAACTTCAAATGGACGATCGATTTGTTCAGAACGTCGGAATTATGCGACTGGCCGAGGATCGCCACTTTGAATTGTTGAGGGTCTCTCGAATTGAAGATCGACTGCAGGGAACGGTTTGCACTGAGAATGCAGAGTACTGCCATCTTGATCTATCCGGCTTTGTGAGGGACGCGTCAGGCGCCGCCATTCAATGA
- a CDS encoding glycosyltransferase: MARKTRRSETAFDGLRIAVVHDWLTGMRGGEVVLEEILRIFPQADLFTLLHNRGRLSEEIEQRRITCSFINRLPLKNRLYRHYLALFPTAIERLNLVDYDLVLSSSHCVAKGVIPGPRAAHVSYVHSPMRYVWDQYQRYFPPTGVINRLVVPFLANYLRLWDAASNARVDRFVCNSRFVAARIAKYYGRQAIPVAPPCVADDFVSPRAATPRGDFYLIVSALVPYKRIDLAIEAFRRDSTRRLIIIGSGPEEKKLRKSLPDNVQMPGPKNRAEIEALYASARALIFPGEEDFGIVPVEAQSFLCPVIAYGRGGALETVVNGKTGEFFYEQTPHSLLDAILRFEKRSYRTEDLQKNARKFSASAFRSGLLREVQLALEGKRSPCT, translated from the coding sequence ATGGCACGTAAGACTCGCCGCTCCGAAACGGCCTTCGATGGACTACGAATCGCGGTGGTGCATGATTGGTTGACAGGCATGCGCGGCGGCGAAGTAGTCCTTGAGGAGATCTTGCGGATCTTCCCTCAGGCGGATCTCTTCACGCTTTTACATAATAGAGGGCGGCTCAGCGAGGAAATTGAACAGCGGCGCATTACCTGCAGCTTCATCAACCGATTGCCGCTGAAGAATCGACTGTACCGGCACTACCTTGCACTGTTTCCGACAGCTATTGAAAGACTGAATCTTGTCGACTATGATTTAGTTCTCTCAAGTTCGCACTGCGTTGCCAAAGGAGTCATCCCGGGCCCCAGGGCGGCACATGTATCTTATGTGCATAGCCCGATGCGCTACGTCTGGGACCAGTACCAAAGGTATTTTCCGCCTACGGGCGTAATCAATCGCCTGGTAGTTCCCTTTCTTGCCAATTACCTGCGCCTGTGGGATGCAGCTTCCAATGCGCGCGTCGATCGCTTTGTCTGTAACAGCCGCTTTGTAGCGGCGCGAATCGCAAAATACTATGGGCGGCAGGCGATACCCGTTGCCCCGCCATGCGTTGCAGATGATTTTGTCTCTCCGCGTGCCGCCACCCCTCGAGGCGACTTCTACCTTATCGTTAGCGCGCTGGTTCCTTACAAACGCATCGACCTTGCAATTGAAGCGTTCAGAAGGGACTCCACTCGGCGATTGATCATCATTGGCAGCGGGCCGGAAGAGAAGAAGCTCAGAAAGTCGCTGCCAGATAACGTTCAAATGCCTGGCCCAAAGAATCGAGCGGAGATCGAAGCGCTTTACGCGAGCGCGCGGGCGCTTATCTTTCCGGGCGAAGAAGACTTTGGGATTGTTCCGGTTGAGGCCCAATCCTTTCTATGTCCCGTGATTGCCTACGGCCGCGGCGGAGCGCTGGAAACCGTCGTAAACGGGAAAACCGGGGAATTTTTCTACGAGCAAACGCCGCATTCCTTGCTTGATGCGATACTTCGATTTGAGAAGCGTTCCTATCGTACCGAAGACTTGCAAAAGAACGCGCGAAAATTTAGCGCTTCTGCATTCAGAAGCGGCCTGCTCCGAGAGGTGCAGTTAGCTTTAGAAGGAAAGCGGAGCCCCTGCACATGA
- a CDS encoding DUF1564 family protein, whose product MIALAPDRSIEVSRSDRIEGPTHNTTIMVPAHLLEFWNESKDWRFVPFCRMLDAAVALHGRHLLRTHFAGGSHPCSTEYQRATTNLERLRIRISPGLWERVSAIARYHSVSRSLLIAHLVLLLLVSSISISNHGHWDPIVRYVASVPFSIRSTYHCWPHNTFRSIELKNVSLADMPGRLQSLARLWDLRPDLYPPPAWYYIRNSS is encoded by the coding sequence ATGATCGCGCTTGCTCCCGATAGATCCATCGAAGTCTCGCGTTCCGACCGTATTGAAGGACCGACCCACAATACTACAATTATGGTCCCAGCTCATCTGCTTGAATTCTGGAATGAAAGCAAGGATTGGCGCTTTGTTCCTTTTTGCAGGATGCTGGACGCGGCCGTTGCACTGCACGGCCGACATCTACTGCGAACTCACTTTGCCGGAGGATCGCACCCCTGTTCCACTGAATATCAGCGCGCGACGACAAACCTGGAGCGGCTGCGAATTCGCATTAGTCCTGGCCTTTGGGAGAGAGTTTCTGCAATCGCACGATACCATAGTGTTTCCAGAAGTCTTTTGATCGCACATTTGGTCCTTCTGCTTCTTGTCTCCAGCATATCAATATCAAATCATGGGCACTGGGACCCGATCGTCCGCTACGTTGCGTCTGTTCCTTTTTCGATCCGTAGTACGTACCACTGTTGGCCACATAACACATTCCGTTCTATCGAATTGAAAAATGTTAGCCTTGCCGATATGCCTGGGCGCCTGCAAAGCCTCGCCCGACTCTGGGATCTACGCCCAGACCTGTATCCGCCGCCGGCCTGGTACTATATCCGAAACTCTAGCTAG
- the metH gene encoding methionine synthase: protein MKTQSLSEALHERILILDGAMGTMLQQRRFEEQDYRGERFKNHAHELKGNSDILALSQPDAILEVHRAYLEAGADIIETNTFSSTSIGQADYATEGLAYEINLAAARIARQAAQEYTERDPSRPRFVAGAIGPLNKALSLSPDVNNPAFRAVSFEEVVAAYSEQVRALAEAGVDAFLVETVFDTLNCKAALFAIQRYNRTAKSPIPIMVSGTIVDMSGRTLSGQTTEAFWISISHTPHLISVGLNCALGSEQMRPFLQEMSRVASCRVSLYPNAGLPNEMGGYDETPEYMANVARDYARHGFLNIVGGCCGTTPAHIRAIAAAVREEKPRTPAAPLPLLRLSGLEPLIVRPESNFVNIGERTNVTGSKKFARLILAGDYEAALAVAREQVESGAQVIDINMDEGMLDSEQAMTTFLNLIAAEPDIARVPIMIDSSKWSVIEAGLRCVQGKSIVNSISLKEGEEVFRNRAQTVRDYGAAVVVMAFDEKGQADNYQRRIEICQRAYRILVQEVAFPPEDIIFDPNILTVATGIEEHNNYALDFIAAVQWIKQSLPGARTSGGVSNISFSFRGNDVVREAMHSAFLYHAIRAGLDMGIVNAGQLAVYETIEATLLERVEDVLLNRRQDATERLIAHAELVKGKGIEDRSEAQAWRTQAVEERIKHALVKGIVEYVEADAEEARLKYGRPLSVIEGPLMDGMNVVGDLFGAGKMFLPQVVKSARVMKKAVAYLVPYIEADQAGAVRKNGVVLLATVKGDVHDIGKNIVGVVLACNNFEVIDLGVMTPCEKILDAAIQNSADVIGLSGLITPSLDEMVHVAEEMERRKMRLPLLIGGATTSRIHTAVKIAPAYDNPVVHVLDASRSVPVVQSLITPEQREAYSSQIRAEYDSLREEHLRRQTAKKLLTLAEARSNRLAIDWSSADLPTPRQLGVHAIQASIAELRPFIDWSPFFLAWELSGKYPAILDDPKFGEEARKLLADANRLLDRFEAEKLVQPRGVYGLFPSNSRGDDIEVYSAADQSQIVCTFHTLRQQTEKRAGEPNRALADFVAPSDSGRMDYLGAFAVTAGMGVEELAARFVAEHDDYQSILAKAVADRLAEAFAEYLHWKIRREFWGYAPDEDASSERLIREKYRGIRPAPGYPSQPDHTEKDALFALLEATRHTSISLTESRAMTPAASVCGIIFASQDADYFNVGMLGRDQVEEYSKRKGQSVADTEKWLRPNIAS from the coding sequence ATGAAAACTCAATCGCTTTCCGAAGCTCTGCATGAGCGCATCCTGATCCTCGATGGCGCGATGGGCACCATGTTGCAGCAGCGCCGCTTCGAAGAACAGGACTACCGTGGCGAGCGATTCAAGAATCACGCCCATGAACTCAAAGGCAATTCGGACATTCTGGCGCTGAGCCAGCCCGACGCGATTCTCGAAGTTCATCGCGCCTATCTGGAAGCAGGCGCCGATATCATCGAAACGAATACCTTTTCTTCGACCAGCATTGGTCAGGCCGATTATGCCACCGAGGGATTGGCGTACGAAATCAATCTGGCCGCGGCGCGCATTGCGCGCCAGGCCGCTCAGGAATATACCGAACGGGATCCATCCAGGCCGCGCTTTGTAGCCGGCGCAATCGGCCCGCTGAACAAGGCGCTCAGTCTTTCGCCGGATGTAAACAATCCCGCTTTTCGAGCGGTAAGTTTCGAGGAGGTCGTGGCAGCATACTCCGAACAGGTGCGCGCTCTGGCCGAGGCCGGCGTCGATGCGTTTCTTGTAGAAACCGTATTCGATACGCTGAATTGCAAAGCCGCGCTGTTTGCAATTCAGCGTTACAATCGAACCGCGAAGTCGCCAATTCCGATTATGGTTTCTGGCACTATTGTCGACATGAGCGGCCGAACGCTTTCCGGACAAACCACAGAGGCATTCTGGATTTCTATTTCACACACGCCGCACCTGATCAGCGTCGGATTGAACTGCGCCCTGGGATCCGAACAAATGCGCCCGTTTCTTCAGGAAATGTCGCGAGTGGCCAGTTGCCGGGTCAGCCTTTATCCGAACGCCGGTTTACCGAACGAGATGGGCGGCTACGATGAGACGCCGGAATACATGGCTAATGTGGCCAGGGACTATGCTCGACATGGTTTCCTCAACATTGTTGGCGGTTGCTGCGGGACCACGCCAGCGCATATCCGCGCTATCGCAGCAGCGGTGCGCGAAGAAAAACCGCGCACGCCGGCAGCGCCGCTGCCACTGTTGCGTCTCTCCGGTCTGGAGCCATTGATCGTCAGACCGGAATCCAATTTTGTAAATATAGGGGAGCGCACCAACGTCACCGGTTCGAAGAAATTCGCCAGACTCATTCTGGCTGGCGACTACGAAGCCGCATTAGCCGTAGCTCGCGAGCAGGTTGAAAGTGGCGCCCAGGTCATCGACATTAACATGGATGAGGGGATGCTCGACTCCGAGCAAGCGATGACAACTTTCTTGAACTTGATAGCTGCAGAACCCGATATCGCTCGCGTTCCAATCATGATCGACTCCTCCAAGTGGTCGGTCATTGAAGCCGGGCTGCGCTGCGTTCAAGGCAAATCCATTGTCAATTCCATCAGCCTGAAGGAAGGCGAAGAGGTTTTTCGGAATCGTGCGCAAACGGTTCGAGACTACGGGGCCGCCGTAGTAGTCATGGCCTTCGATGAAAAAGGCCAGGCTGACAATTATCAGCGCCGTATAGAAATCTGTCAGCGCGCCTACAGAATACTCGTGCAGGAAGTCGCATTCCCTCCTGAAGATATTATTTTTGATCCAAATATTTTGACAGTTGCTACTGGAATCGAGGAACACAACAACTATGCGTTGGACTTCATTGCTGCCGTGCAATGGATCAAGCAAAGTCTGCCGGGCGCGCGAACCAGCGGCGGCGTAAGCAATATATCCTTTTCCTTTCGCGGCAATGATGTCGTCCGCGAAGCGATGCACTCTGCATTTCTTTATCATGCAATTCGAGCCGGCCTGGACATGGGGATTGTAAACGCCGGACAGCTGGCCGTCTACGAAACCATTGAAGCCACGCTGCTGGAACGTGTGGAGGATGTCCTCCTCAATCGCCGGCAAGACGCAACAGAACGGCTGATTGCCCACGCCGAACTCGTAAAGGGCAAAGGCATTGAGGACCGCAGCGAAGCACAAGCATGGCGCACACAGGCAGTAGAAGAACGCATCAAGCATGCACTCGTAAAAGGAATTGTCGAGTATGTCGAAGCCGACGCTGAAGAAGCCAGGCTCAAATACGGCCGGCCGCTAAGCGTAATTGAAGGACCGCTGATGGATGGAATGAATGTCGTCGGCGATTTATTTGGGGCAGGAAAAATGTTTCTACCTCAAGTAGTGAAAAGCGCACGGGTAATGAAGAAGGCTGTGGCCTACCTGGTGCCATACATTGAAGCTGATCAAGCTGGGGCCGTTCGCAAAAACGGCGTAGTTTTGCTGGCCACAGTCAAAGGCGATGTTCACGACATTGGAAAGAACATTGTCGGCGTTGTGCTGGCCTGCAACAACTTCGAAGTAATTGATCTCGGAGTGATGACGCCGTGCGAAAAGATTCTCGACGCGGCCATCCAGAATTCAGCGGACGTCATTGGACTCTCGGGCCTGATCACGCCGTCGCTGGATGAGATGGTTCACGTTGCCGAGGAAATGGAACGACGCAAAATGCGCCTGCCGCTGCTGATCGGAGGCGCTACAACTTCTCGGATTCATACGGCGGTAAAAATTGCGCCGGCTTACGATAACCCGGTCGTACATGTCCTTGATGCATCTCGCAGTGTACCTGTCGTGCAGAGTTTGATTACTCCGGAGCAAAGGGAGGCTTATTCCAGCCAAATTCGTGCTGAATATGACTCGCTTCGGGAGGAACACCTGCGTCGGCAGACCGCAAAGAAATTACTAACGCTTGCGGAGGCGCGATCCAATCGGCTTGCGATAGATTGGTCAAGCGCCGACCTTCCAACGCCGCGACAACTGGGGGTACACGCAATTCAGGCCAGCATTGCAGAACTCCGTCCGTTCATCGATTGGTCCCCTTTCTTCCTGGCCTGGGAATTGAGCGGCAAGTATCCGGCTATTCTCGATGACCCGAAGTTCGGCGAGGAAGCTCGAAAGCTTTTGGCCGACGCAAATCGATTGTTGGATCGATTCGAAGCAGAAAAACTTGTCCAACCCCGCGGAGTATATGGGCTGTTTCCGTCCAATTCCAGGGGAGATGATATAGAAGTCTATTCCGCTGCCGATCAGAGTCAAATTGTCTGCACCTTTCATACACTACGTCAGCAAACAGAGAAGCGCGCTGGCGAACCAAATCGCGCATTGGCTGACTTTGTCGCACCGTCCGATTCAGGCCGGATGGACTATCTGGGCGCATTTGCCGTCACCGCCGGTATGGGGGTCGAGGAACTTGCCGCGCGATTTGTCGCTGAGCATGATGATTACCAATCTATATTGGCCAAGGCAGTTGCTGATCGTCTGGCAGAGGCCTTTGCCGAATATCTGCACTGGAAGATTCGTCGTGAATTCTGGGGATATGCCCCCGACGAAGATGCTTCGTCCGAGAGGCTCATTCGTGAAAAATATCGCGGCATTCGACCGGCGCCAGGATATCCCTCTCAGCCTGACCATACTGAAAAGGATGCTCTATTTGCGTTGCTCGAGGCTACCAGGCATACCTCGATCTCTCTTACCGAATCCCGCGCCATGACTCCAGCAGCGTCCGTATGCGGGATAATTTTTGCTTCACAAGACGCTGATTACTTCAATGTCGGCATGCTCGGCCGCGATCAGGTCGAAGAATACTCCAAGCGCAAAGGTCAGTCGGTTGCGGATACTGAAAAATGGCTTCGGCCCAATATCGCTAGCTAG
- a CDS encoding WYL domain-containing protein yields MSADARLRRLLRLPAFICARQGMTLAELAAQADYPNEATLKRDLDQLMMFGAPPFSPADFVTVSIEDDRVFLDFPMGLDRPLSLTAHEWAAVQRRLGRELEFRTAGDPVSDHLRRLLGQIDRIPVSIEPADAYAGKRALIQEALDDGLQLEFLYRTLSSREAELRRIDPWALLRRGAADYLIGWCHARKEARSFHLDRIDDPGILEAPLVSRAPDDLMRIVQQSPIFQPAGSIRVRIAFRDVLRQALEMQTPLSDVRPIDADEFHLLTSNTGNTTPSLPENSASDQAPLSTWLSAETTCAEAIWFRTMLRGFGPGIAILSPKSLRATFLAELQTMPTPAPL; encoded by the coding sequence ATGTCTGCCGATGCTCGATTGCGTCGGCTGCTGCGTTTGCCGGCTTTTATTTGCGCCAGGCAGGGCATGACATTGGCCGAACTTGCCGCTCAGGCAGACTATCCCAACGAAGCAACGCTCAAGCGCGATCTTGACCAACTGATGATGTTCGGCGCACCCCCCTTTTCGCCCGCTGACTTTGTCACCGTTTCCATTGAAGACGATCGCGTGTTTCTGGATTTTCCCATGGGCCTCGATCGACCGCTGAGTCTGACAGCCCACGAATGGGCCGCCGTGCAGCGACGTCTTGGCCGCGAGCTGGAGTTTCGCACCGCCGGCGATCCAGTGAGTGATCACTTACGTCGGCTTTTGGGTCAGATAGATCGGATTCCGGTTTCGATCGAACCCGCTGACGCCTATGCTGGCAAGCGCGCTCTGATCCAGGAAGCGCTGGATGACGGACTGCAGCTTGAATTTCTCTACCGAACGCTCTCCTCCAGAGAAGCGGAGCTCCGTCGAATCGATCCCTGGGCTCTGCTGCGACGCGGTGCAGCCGACTATTTGATTGGCTGGTGTCACGCTCGCAAAGAGGCGCGCAGTTTTCACCTCGATCGTATCGACGATCCAGGCATACTTGAAGCGCCGCTCGTTTCAAGGGCTCCCGATGATCTCATGCGTATCGTGCAGCAGAGCCCGATCTTTCAACCAGCTGGATCGATTCGAGTGCGCATTGCATTTCGCGATGTTCTGCGCCAGGCTCTTGAGATGCAAACGCCGTTGTCAGATGTGCGGCCAATCGACGCCGACGAATTTCATCTCCTTACCTCAAATACTGGAAATACAACTCCGTCTCTGCCAGAGAATTCGGCATCAGACCAGGCGCCGCTTTCGACCTGGCTTTCTGCAGAAACTACCTGCGCCGAAGCGATCTGGTTCCGCACCATGCTGCGCGGTTTTGGACCTGGCATTGCAATACTCAGTCCGAAATCACTGCGGGCGACCTTTCTGGCGGAGCTCCAGACGATGCCGACGCCCGCGCCCCTCTGA